In a genomic window of Solidesulfovibrio fructosivorans JJ]:
- a CDS encoding AraC family transcriptional regulator: MPDGNNLLDVDSIYIPLSPYRYFETNSPDDVNAALSENFRNGHIDVVNKKKFKMIYNHVKIGHVSFNAAASSAGFHIHAAIDIKSFVLIFVTHGRLEARIKGKTSLCIPDKLASLLDFDQPSVIAVEPFYNNMTVRFARVAVERMLEKLTGKPLRHALRFANQIDLSQPGPKRLLAIINQVAALYEHDTALAQEPLLVGQYEQLLLTALLTCLEHNARGALLAPPLPAPPKVVALVENFLEANADKPLNLGDLADLTNMSARSIQLAFKKHRGYSPSRFLRECRLSRARDLLRCAAPGTSVLSVSLACGFASQSLFSRLYRERFGEKPSESVART; the protein is encoded by the coding sequence ATGCCTGACGGAAACAATCTTCTCGATGTTGACAGTATTTATATTCCCCTATCTCCCTATCGCTATTTTGAAACAAACAGCCCTGACGACGTGAATGCCGCGTTATCTGAAAATTTTCGGAATGGGCATATCGACGTGGTTAACAAGAAAAAATTCAAAATGATCTACAACCATGTGAAGATTGGGCATGTTTCCTTCAATGCCGCGGCGTCGTCAGCCGGCTTTCATATCCATGCCGCCATCGACATCAAGAGTTTCGTACTGATCTTTGTGACGCATGGGCGACTGGAAGCCCGCATAAAAGGAAAGACATCCCTTTGCATTCCGGACAAACTCGCCAGCCTTCTCGATTTCGATCAGCCTTCCGTTATTGCCGTCGAGCCTTTTTATAACAATATGACGGTCCGTTTCGCCCGCGTGGCTGTCGAACGAATGCTGGAAAAACTCACCGGCAAACCTTTGCGACACGCGCTTCGTTTCGCCAATCAAATCGATTTGTCGCAACCCGGCCCCAAGCGCTTGTTGGCCATCATCAACCAAGTGGCCGCCTTGTACGAACACGATACCGCGCTCGCCCAGGAACCTCTGCTCGTCGGCCAATACGAACAGCTCCTTTTGACGGCCCTTTTGACCTGCCTGGAGCACAATGCCCGGGGGGCTCTGCTGGCGCCGCCGTTGCCGGCCCCACCCAAGGTGGTCGCCCTGGTGGAAAACTTCCTTGAAGCCAATGCCGACAAACCGCTCAATCTCGGCGATTTGGCCGACCTCACAAACATGAGCGCCCGTTCCATCCAGCTGGCCTTCAAAAAGCATCGCGGCTATAGCCCGTCGCGGTTTCTGCGGGAATGCCGCTTATCCCGGGCTCGGGATTTGTTGCGTTGCGCCGCGCCGGGCACAAGCGTGCTGTCCGTTTCCCTGGCCTGCGGTTTCGCCTCCCAGAGCCTGTTCAGCCGCCTTTACCGCGAGCGGTTCGGCGAAAAGCCTTCCGAATCCGTGGCAAGAACCTGA
- a CDS encoding arylsulfatase: MPRVLAIVLTALVLTALGPFPAAAQQSGPPGSPSATITIPGGQLPAPPQKFHGIIKDTAQQSKPYWPARIVPPKGAPNILLIMTDDSGFGVPSTFGGVIPTPALDRIAEAGLRYTNFNSTSLCSPTRAALITGRNHHSVGFGVIAEQATGFPGYDSFIPKDKATIGTILKDHGYRTSWFGKDHNTPAFQASQDGPFDQWPIGMGFDYFYGFVGGDANQWEPNLFRNTTQIYPFKGKPGWNLTTAMADDAIDYMNRINALSPDQPFFVYYVPGGTHAPHHPTPEWIEKISKMHLFDQGWNKLREQIFTNQKKLGVIPADAKLTPWPDDLLKKWDSLNADEKKLFIRQADVFAAYVAYTDHEIGRVIQAVEDMGKLDNTLIIYINGDNGTSSEGTLVGTPNEVAMFNGITVPVEDQLKAFYDVWGSDKTYPHMAVPWAWAFDTPFPWTKQIASHIGGVRQGMAIAWPKVIKDAGGIRTQFSHVIDIVPTLLEATGIKAPEVVDGIKQSPIEGVSLYYTFDAKNAQAPSRHHTQYFEMMGDRAIYHDGWLASTKVMRPPWDMVSPARDPMTYPWELYDLTKDWTQFSDVAAKHPEKLKQMRGLFMDEARKHQVLPLNTEVVQRLIAPRPSLTAGRDVFTWTRPLTGTPNGDAPSVLNASYNFKAEVEVPEGGGDGMLITQGGRFGGYGFYLLRGKPVFLWNLVDLERIKWEGPALTPGKHVLEFDFAYDGMGPGTLAFNSFSGVGRGGTGTLKVDGQAVDTRKMEHSLPFTLQWDESLDIGSDTLTGVNDADYQTPFPFNGTIEKITLTVDRPKLSPEDEKKLAAAQRAKGTSD, encoded by the coding sequence ATGCCACGCGTCCTCGCCATCGTCCTGACGGCGCTTGTGCTGACAGCCCTCGGGCCCTTCCCGGCAGCGGCCCAGCAAAGCGGCCCCCCGGGATCGCCAAGCGCCACCATCACCATTCCGGGCGGCCAGCTCCCGGCCCCGCCCCAGAAATTCCACGGCATCATCAAAGACACCGCGCAGCAGTCCAAACCCTACTGGCCGGCGCGCATCGTGCCGCCCAAAGGCGCGCCCAACATCCTCCTCATCATGACCGACGATTCGGGCTTCGGCGTGCCAAGCACCTTTGGCGGCGTGATCCCGACCCCGGCCCTGGACCGCATCGCCGAGGCCGGCCTGCGCTACACCAACTTCAACTCCACCTCCCTGTGCTCCCCGACCCGGGCGGCGCTGATTACCGGCCGCAACCACCACTCGGTGGGATTTGGCGTCATCGCCGAGCAGGCCACGGGCTTCCCCGGCTACGACAGTTTCATCCCCAAGGACAAGGCCACCATCGGCACGATCCTCAAGGACCACGGCTACCGCACCTCCTGGTTCGGCAAGGACCACAACACCCCGGCCTTCCAGGCCAGCCAGGACGGCCCCTTCGACCAGTGGCCCATCGGCATGGGCTTCGACTATTTCTACGGGTTCGTCGGCGGCGACGCCAACCAGTGGGAACCGAACCTCTTCCGCAACACCACCCAGATCTACCCCTTCAAGGGCAAACCCGGCTGGAACCTGACCACGGCCATGGCCGACGACGCCATCGACTACATGAACCGCATCAACGCCCTGTCCCCCGACCAGCCGTTTTTCGTCTACTACGTGCCCGGCGGCACCCACGCCCCGCATCATCCGACCCCGGAATGGATCGAGAAAATCAGCAAGATGCACCTGTTCGACCAGGGCTGGAACAAACTGCGTGAACAGATCTTCACCAACCAGAAAAAGCTCGGGGTCATTCCGGCCGACGCCAAGCTCACCCCCTGGCCGGACGACCTGCTCAAGAAGTGGGATTCGCTTAACGCCGACGAAAAGAAGCTCTTTATCCGGCAAGCCGACGTCTTCGCCGCCTACGTGGCCTACACCGACCACGAGATCGGCCGGGTCATCCAGGCCGTGGAGGACATGGGCAAGCTCGACAATACGCTCATCATCTACATCAACGGCGACAACGGCACGAGCTCGGAAGGCACCCTCGTCGGCACGCCCAACGAAGTGGCCATGTTCAACGGCATCACCGTGCCCGTCGAGGACCAGCTCAAGGCCTTCTATGACGTCTGGGGATCGGACAAGACCTATCCCCACATGGCCGTGCCCTGGGCCTGGGCCTTTGACACGCCGTTTCCCTGGACCAAGCAGATCGCCTCGCACATCGGCGGCGTGCGCCAGGGCATGGCCATCGCCTGGCCCAAGGTCATCAAGGACGCTGGCGGCATCCGCACCCAGTTCTCCCACGTCATCGACATCGTGCCGACCCTCCTCGAGGCCACCGGCATCAAAGCCCCGGAAGTGGTGGACGGCATCAAGCAAAGCCCCATCGAGGGTGTGAGCCTGTACTACACCTTCGACGCGAAAAACGCCCAAGCGCCCTCGCGGCATCACACGCAATACTTTGAAATGATGGGCGACCGGGCCATCTACCACGACGGCTGGCTGGCCAGCACCAAGGTCATGCGGCCGCCATGGGACATGGTTTCCCCGGCCAGGGACCCCATGACCTACCCCTGGGAACTCTACGACCTCACCAAGGACTGGACCCAGTTCTCGGACGTGGCGGCAAAGCATCCGGAAAAGCTCAAGCAGATGCGGGGGCTTTTCATGGACGAAGCCAGGAAGCACCAGGTGCTGCCCCTCAATACCGAGGTGGTGCAACGCCTCATCGCGCCGCGACCGAGCCTCACCGCCGGCCGCGACGTCTTCACCTGGACAAGGCCGCTTACCGGCACGCCCAACGGCGACGCCCCCTCGGTCTTGAACGCCTCCTACAACTTCAAGGCCGAAGTCGAGGTCCCCGAAGGGGGCGGCGACGGCATGCTCATCACCCAGGGCGGCCGTTTCGGCGGCTACGGCTTCTACTTGCTTAGGGGCAAGCCCGTGTTCCTGTGGAACCTGGTCGACCTCGAGCGGATCAAGTGGGAAGGCCCGGCGCTTACTCCGGGCAAGCATGTGTTGGAATTCGACTTCGCCTACGACGGCATGGGGCCGGGCACCCTGGCCTTCAACAGCTTCTCGGGCGTCGGGCGCGGCGGCACGGGCACCCTCAAGGTCGACGGCCAGGCCGTGGACACCAGAAAGATGGAACACTCCCTGCCGTTTACCCTGCAATGGGACGAGTCCCTCGACATCGGCTCGGACACCCTGACCGGCGTCAACGACGCCGATTACCAGACGCCGTTTCCCTTTAACGGCACAATCGAAAAGATCACGCTGACCGTGGACCGGCCCAAGCTCTCTCCCGAAGACGAGAAGAAGCTGGCCGCTGCCCAGCGCGCCAAAGGCACGAGCGATTAA
- a CDS encoding DUF2092 domain-containing protein — MRKHALLVATALLCLAFLSGPAGAATTIDPKADALLRAVAAHMQSLSAFSVTEKSLVDRVFPNGQKVAFFHKTAIKVARPDKLRAEAVGDDISGVWNQNGTAFQVYDATSKAYVAFDVPPRLAAALDMAMARLRLVGPMIDLLADDPYKSMMDGVLEAVYVGESEVGGKPCHHLALRQLTRDFELWVDAGKTPWPLRLAVTDKTLHGNPRTLVEYADWKAVSHFPAKTFAFTPPSDAVRVKLAAPAPAPAAGPKP, encoded by the coding sequence ATGCGCAAACACGCTCTTTTGGTGGCGACGGCCTTGCTGTGCCTCGCGTTTTTGTCCGGGCCGGCCGGGGCCGCGACGACCATCGACCCCAAGGCCGACGCCCTGCTGCGCGCCGTGGCCGCCCACATGCAGTCCCTAAGCGCCTTTTCGGTCACGGAAAAAAGCCTGGTGGACAGGGTCTTCCCCAACGGACAGAAGGTGGCCTTTTTCCACAAGACGGCCATCAAGGTCGCGCGTCCGGACAAACTGCGCGCCGAGGCCGTCGGCGACGACATCTCCGGCGTCTGGAACCAAAACGGCACGGCCTTCCAGGTCTACGACGCCACCTCCAAGGCCTACGTCGCCTTCGACGTGCCGCCGCGACTGGCCGCCGCCCTGGACATGGCCATGGCGCGGTTGCGTCTGGTCGGACCCATGATCGATCTGCTGGCCGACGATCCCTACAAGAGCATGATGGATGGGGTGCTCGAAGCCGTCTATGTCGGCGAGAGCGAGGTCGGCGGCAAACCCTGCCATCATCTGGCCTTGCGCCAGCTCACCCGCGATTTCGAGTTGTGGGTCGACGCCGGCAAGACCCCCTGGCCGTTGCGCCTGGCCGTCACGGACAAGACGCTGCACGGCAATCCCCGCACCCTGGTCGAATATGCCGACTGGAAGGCGGTTTCCCACTTTCCGGCCAAGACGTTCGCATTCACGCCGCCGTCCGACGCCGTGCGGGTCAAACTCGCCGCTCCCGCCCCCGCCCCCGCGGCCGGGCCCAAGCCCTGA
- a CDS encoding SLC13 family permease, whose protein sequence is MRKAVTAPLAKGPEDSGALLSLRPRQLLSLIAIIVAGIVLLAETSAGDSSLAKAAIVVVLAIGLWTTGWLPEWLTALVFFSLCMMGKVAPAADVFAGFSSSATWLVLAGAVIGLAIQHTGLGDRLASRLTPFIGRSFPKAVVAVSLFGMALTFAMPSAMGRVMLVLPILTALADQLGYPFGSKGRRGVILAGVFGTYLPAFAVLPANIPNTVFIGTVEAALGTPPSYGQYFLLHFPVLGLCKALILLPLLIRLYRDTPRLPQSDVQRPATKASPREIHLGIVLAIAVGLWATDGWHGIPAAWVGMLVAVWCLFPGSGLMGKNPFSALKFEPIVYVAGIVSMGVIADRSGLGRQVAAWALSFLPLAPNAPGQTFGILSGLSTLVGMVVTLPGVPPVMTSLLSPLAGATHWPPLAVAMTQVLGFSTVILPYQAPPLVVAIQSGGLEAKDVVRLCLITAAITIVALWPLDFLWWRLLGWIG, encoded by the coding sequence ATGCGAAAAGCAGTAACCGCTCCGCTGGCGAAGGGGCCGGAGGATTCCGGGGCCTTGCTGTCCTTGCGGCCGCGCCAGTTGTTGTCCCTGATCGCGATCATTGTGGCCGGGATCGTCCTGCTTGCCGAAACCTCGGCCGGCGATTCCTCCCTGGCCAAGGCCGCCATCGTCGTCGTGCTGGCCATCGGCCTGTGGACCACGGGCTGGCTGCCGGAATGGCTGACCGCCCTGGTCTTCTTCTCCCTTTGCATGATGGGCAAGGTGGCCCCGGCCGCCGACGTCTTTGCCGGGTTTTCCTCCTCCGCCACCTGGCTGGTCCTGGCCGGCGCGGTCATCGGCCTGGCCATACAACATACCGGCCTCGGCGACCGGCTGGCCTCCCGGCTGACCCCGTTCATCGGGCGGTCCTTCCCCAAGGCCGTGGTCGCCGTGTCGCTGTTCGGCATGGCGCTTACCTTCGCCATGCCCTCGGCCATGGGCCGGGTCATGCTGGTGCTGCCGATATTAACCGCCCTGGCCGACCAGCTCGGCTATCCCTTCGGCAGCAAGGGCCGACGGGGCGTCATCCTGGCCGGCGTTTTCGGGACCTACCTGCCGGCCTTTGCCGTGCTGCCGGCCAATATCCCCAACACCGTCTTCATCGGCACCGTGGAGGCGGCGCTCGGCACCCCGCCCAGTTACGGCCAGTACTTCCTGCTCCACTTCCCGGTCCTCGGGCTGTGCAAGGCCCTTATCCTCCTCCCCTTGCTCATCCGCCTCTACCGCGACACCCCGCGCCTGCCCCAAAGCGACGTCCAGCGCCCCGCGACCAAGGCCTCGCCCCGGGAAATCCATCTGGGCATCGTGCTCGCCATCGCGGTGGGACTTTGGGCCACGGACGGCTGGCACGGCATCCCGGCCGCCTGGGTCGGCATGCTGGTGGCTGTCTGGTGCCTTTTTCCGGGAAGCGGACTGATGGGGAAAAACCCGTTTTCCGCCTTGAAATTCGAACCGATCGTCTATGTCGCCGGCATCGTCAGCATGGGGGTCATCGCGGACCGCAGCGGCCTGGGCCGGCAGGTCGCCGCCTGGGCCCTGTCCTTTCTGCCCCTTGCGCCGAACGCCCCGGGCCAGACCTTCGGCATCCTCTCGGGCCTGTCCACGCTGGTCGGCATGGTGGTGACCCTGCCCGGCGTGCCGCCGGTCATGACGTCCCTGCTGTCGCCCCTGGCCGGGGCCACCCACTGGCCGCCGCTGGCCGTGGCCATGACCCAGGTGCTCGGGTTTTCCACCGTCATCCTGCCCTACCAGGCCCCGCCGCTGGTCGTGGCCATCCAGTCCGGAGGCCTCGAGGCCAAGGACGTCGTGCGGCTGTGCCTGATCACGGCGGCCATCACCATCGTCGCCCTATGGCCCCTCGACTTCCTGTGGTGGCGGCTGCTCGGCTGGATCGGCTGA
- a CDS encoding helix-turn-helix transcriptional regulator codes for MATEKTKGYRHLHAFLLLALAHGPGHGAALRGRMQGLLPVRGVDSGAVYRTLATLEADGEVVGAWDVSERGPAKKTYQLTERGWERLKFWRGDIAYRARLLAAFLEDADAVLAGERVKGDATCEKQ; via the coding sequence ATGGCTACGGAAAAAACCAAGGGCTACCGCCATCTGCACGCCTTCCTGCTCCTGGCCCTGGCCCACGGGCCGGGTCACGGCGCGGCCCTGCGCGGCCGCATGCAGGGCCTGCTCCCGGTGCGGGGCGTGGATTCCGGAGCGGTCTACCGCACCCTGGCCACCCTCGAGGCCGACGGCGAAGTCGTCGGGGCGTGGGACGTCAGCGAGCGGGGACCGGCCAAAAAGACCTATCAACTGACCGAACGCGGCTGGGAGCGCCTGAAATTCTGGCGCGGTGACATCGCCTACCGGGCGCGGCTTTTGGCCGCCTTTCTCGAGGACGCGGACGCCGTTTTGGCCGGAGAGCGCGTAAAAGGAGACGCAACATGCGAAAAGCAGTAA
- a CDS encoding PEP/pyruvate-binding domain-containing protein encodes MPIRPGIRLCGGDVFGTIKRVLAGLFSGGEPEDASAESGEAIQAEFKRRYHHFKLLLTANKKALEIMSEMEEALHGRRTFGMSFIRAHSTAVSVNVYKMVEHLNAIAPDTYAVLYARLKDIQRGIGECLQQNAPEGSEALVVPFAKAGRHMADAVGGKVAGLGEIVRRTGLPVPPGFAVTARAYHRLMEENDLVDEVNRLLQTAGPDDQANLLILSSRIRNAITEAKVPDDVARAIKGAYKELCAPFGRELPVSLRSSALGEDEAGQTFAGQFSSKLNVSGEDILTSYKEVLASKYSPQAMTYRLSRGIPDEDVAMCVGVMAMVDAASGGVIYSRNPLDIRDNAIHIHSAFGLPKSVVDGSVATDEFVISRDEPPRLVARHIRDKDQVFVCLPGEGVCRTETAGERAGEPSISDAQALELGRAAVALETMYGAPVDVEWALDTAGKIQFLQCRELVQLPGGGDGDAPRRVHGETLAAGGATASPGVGSGPVFVVRREADLLRFPRGGVLVSIEAPPRYASIIDRVAAIVTEKGGAAGHLANVAREFRVPALMGLAGATRLLVPEAVVTVDADGRAVYPGLVRELVEAAAVAREPAPERVTPMHAILRRVMDRITPLYLIDPNVPAFAPENCRTLHDVTRFCHEKSVTEMFAFGQEFHFSKRAAKQLKYKGTAMKWWFLNLDDGFTHDVTGKYVKLEEICCIPVGALWDGIVAVPWEGPPPVDGRGLLSIIAQASTNPQLETATHSSFAERNYFMISSNYMCLSSRFGFHFCTVEALVGERPQENYVSFQFKGGAAEYSRRRRRAEFVAEILEVRGFAVEVNEDASFARLGGGAVPEMLTALMVVGYMLMHTRQLDMIMHNEPLVQSYKRKILADLETVVGLPGHVMPACQISEADAEAQTSV; translated from the coding sequence ATGCCAATCCGGCCGGGCATCCGGCTATGCGGGGGCGACGTGTTCGGCACGATAAAGCGCGTACTGGCGGGGCTTTTTTCCGGTGGGGAGCCGGAGGACGCTTCGGCTGAGTCCGGGGAAGCGATCCAGGCCGAATTCAAGCGCCGCTACCACCACTTCAAGCTGCTTTTAACGGCCAACAAGAAGGCCCTGGAGATCATGTCCGAGATGGAGGAGGCGCTGCATGGCCGGCGCACTTTCGGCATGTCGTTTATCCGGGCGCATTCCACGGCCGTCTCGGTCAACGTCTACAAGATGGTGGAGCATTTAAACGCCATCGCCCCGGACACGTACGCGGTCCTGTACGCGCGTCTCAAGGATATCCAGCGGGGCATCGGCGAATGCCTCCAGCAAAACGCGCCCGAGGGATCGGAGGCGCTGGTGGTGCCTTTTGCCAAGGCCGGCCGCCACATGGCCGATGCGGTCGGCGGCAAGGTGGCCGGGCTCGGCGAGATCGTGCGCCGCACGGGGCTGCCCGTGCCGCCGGGTTTCGCGGTCACGGCCCGGGCCTACCACCGGCTCATGGAGGAAAACGACCTCGTGGACGAGGTCAATCGGCTGCTCCAGACCGCCGGCCCCGACGACCAGGCCAACCTGCTGATCCTCAGTTCCCGCATCCGCAACGCCATTACCGAGGCCAAGGTGCCGGACGACGTGGCCCGGGCCATCAAGGGGGCCTACAAGGAACTGTGCGCGCCCTTCGGCCGGGAGTTGCCGGTGTCGCTGCGCAGCTCCGCCTTGGGCGAGGACGAGGCCGGGCAGACGTTTGCCGGCCAGTTTTCCTCCAAGCTCAACGTGTCCGGCGAGGACATCCTCACTTCCTACAAGGAGGTCCTGGCCAGCAAGTACAGCCCGCAGGCCATGACCTACCGCTTAAGTCGCGGCATCCCGGACGAGGATGTGGCCATGTGCGTGGGCGTCATGGCCATGGTCGACGCCGCCTCCGGCGGGGTGATCTATTCCCGCAACCCGCTGGACATCCGCGACAACGCCATACACATCCACAGCGCCTTCGGCCTGCCCAAGTCGGTGGTGGACGGGTCGGTGGCGACCGACGAGTTCGTGATTTCCCGCGACGAGCCGCCGCGCCTTGTCGCGCGCCATATCCGGGACAAGGACCAGGTGTTCGTGTGCCTGCCCGGGGAAGGCGTGTGCCGTACCGAAACCGCCGGTGAGCGTGCCGGAGAGCCGAGCATCAGCGATGCCCAGGCCCTGGAGCTGGGCCGGGCGGCGGTGGCCCTTGAAACCATGTACGGCGCGCCGGTGGATGTGGAATGGGCCTTGGACACGGCCGGCAAGATCCAGTTTCTCCAGTGCCGGGAGCTGGTGCAGCTGCCGGGCGGCGGGGACGGCGACGCGCCCCGGCGGGTGCATGGCGAGACGCTGGCCGCCGGCGGGGCGACGGCCAGTCCCGGCGTGGGGTCGGGGCCGGTTTTCGTGGTGCGCCGTGAGGCCGACCTGCTGCGGTTTCCGCGCGGGGGGGTGCTGGTCAGCATCGAAGCGCCGCCACGTTATGCCTCCATCATCGACCGGGTGGCGGCCATCGTCACGGAGAAGGGCGGCGCGGCCGGCCATCTGGCCAACGTGGCCCGGGAATTTCGCGTGCCGGCGCTCATGGGCCTTGCCGGCGCGACGCGGCTTCTGGTCCCGGAGGCCGTGGTCACGGTGGACGCCGATGGCCGGGCCGTTTATCCGGGCCTGGTGCGGGAGCTGGTCGAAGCGGCGGCCGTCGCCCGGGAGCCCGCTCCGGAACGCGTCACCCCCATGCACGCCATCCTGCGCCGGGTGATGGACCGCATCACCCCGCTGTACCTCATCGATCCCAACGTGCCGGCGTTCGCCCCGGAAAACTGCCGCACGCTCCACGACGTGACCCGGTTTTGCCACGAGAAATCCGTGACCGAGATGTTCGCCTTCGGCCAGGAGTTCCATTTCTCCAAGCGGGCGGCCAAGCAGCTCAAGTACAAGGGCACGGCCATGAAGTGGTGGTTCCTCAACCTCGACGATGGGTTCACCCATGACGTCACGGGCAAGTACGTCAAGCTCGAGGAGATCTGCTGCATTCCGGTCGGCGCGCTGTGGGACGGCATCGTGGCCGTGCCGTGGGAGGGGCCGCCGCCGGTGGACGGCCGGGGCCTTTTGTCCATCATCGCCCAGGCCTCGACCAACCCGCAGCTGGAGACGGCCACGCATTCGTCCTTCGCCGAGCGAAACTATTTCATGATTTCGAGCAATTATATGTGCCTCAGCTCGCGCTTCGGCTTCCACTTCTGCACGGTGGAGGCGCTTGTGGGCGAGCGGCCCCAGGAGAACTACGTCAGCTTTCAGTTCAAGGGCGGGGCGGCGGAATATTCGCGGCGCCGGCGTCGGGCCGAGTTCGTGGCCGAGATCCTGGAAGTGCGGGGCTTTGCCGTGGAGGTCAACGAGGACGCGTCCTTCGCCAGGCTCGGCGGCGGGGCCGTGCCGGAGATGCTGACGGCGCTTATGGTCGTCGGCTACATGCTCATGCACACCCGCCAGCTCGACATGATCATGCACAACGAGCCGCTGGTGCAAAGCTACAAGCGGAAGATCCTGGCCGACCTGGAGACGGTGGTCGGATTGCCGGGCCATGTCATGCCGGCCTGCCAGATTTCCGAGGCGGACGCGGAGGCCCAAACGAGCGTATGA
- a CDS encoding porin family protein: MRKIVLFPLFIAICIMLAAVPAEVRATETKTQGDFRWTVVPYAWLTGLSGTIGAKGYDTTVDASFADLSKYLNMAAMVHLEGLYRDRVGLFTDFNYSLLGDQASGKRVSLDGKTSLLLIDIAAFYRLGSVPLGRTGNASLDFDLLAGARIWSLALKLDGDRARGGRDIFQSKTWVDPIVGARAEIHFARDWLLNLRGGIGGFSISSAITWDVTAALGYTFWKHGTVLLGYRAVGVNHDEGSGKSAFKFDATLSGPILGLAFTF, encoded by the coding sequence ATGCGTAAAATAGTACTCTTCCCCCTGTTTATCGCCATCTGCATCATGCTTGCCGCCGTTCCCGCCGAAGTCCGTGCAACGGAAACGAAAACACAAGGCGACTTTCGTTGGACCGTCGTTCCCTATGCCTGGCTGACGGGCCTTTCCGGCACCATCGGCGCGAAAGGCTACGACACCACGGTCGACGCCTCCTTCGCCGACCTTTCAAAGTACCTGAACATGGCCGCCATGGTGCACCTCGAGGGCCTCTACAGGGATCGCGTGGGGCTTTTTACCGATTTCAACTATTCGCTGCTTGGCGACCAGGCCTCGGGCAAGCGCGTCTCCCTCGACGGCAAGACCAGCCTGCTGCTCATCGACATCGCCGCCTTTTACCGCCTGGGGAGCGTCCCCCTGGGCCGGACGGGCAACGCCTCCCTGGACTTCGATCTCCTGGCCGGGGCGCGCATCTGGAGTCTGGCGCTCAAGCTCGACGGCGACCGGGCCCGGGGCGGGCGCGACATCTTCCAGTCGAAGACCTGGGTCGATCCCATCGTCGGGGCCAGGGCCGAAATTCATTTCGCCAGGGACTGGCTTTTGAACCTGCGCGGCGGCATCGGCGGCTTCTCCATCAGCTCGGCCATCACCTGGGACGTCACGGCCGCCCTGGGCTACACGTTCTGGAAACACGGCACGGTGCTCCTCGGCTACCGGGCCGTGGGCGTCAACCACGATGAGGGCAGCGGCAAAAGCGCCTTCAAGTTCGATGCGACCCTAAGCGGTCCCATTCTGGGGTTGGCCTTCACGTTTTAG
- a CDS encoding NAD(P)/FAD-dependent oxidoreductase, protein MRKRLVLAGGGHAHLFTLSRLGVFDDAGIDVVCVAPGPFLAYSGMGPGMLSGRYALEDLRFDIEAMLSAGARHTRGASRFPPARANGAFGHVFVQGRVTGIDPEGKGLVLEDGRELAYDVASFGLGSVVDAPFPVAGEGVRTVKPIENLLAARCAIESRVEAGEAVRVVVAGGGASAFEVAGNALGLLAGLGVTKPLVTVVAGRGLLPGWPARARRLAHASLTYRGAKVLCDRVERFDGGRVMLVGGGSLSCDMLLVATGTRPPGVFARSGLTLSPDGGLSVNAFLQSPLYPDIFGGGDCVHFAPKPLPRAGVYAVRQGPVLCANLLARLTGRNLTPFRRTGTDYLALLNCGDGRAILRQGPLVLEGRWCMALKDWIDRRFIRSFGPPRPPRKSGRPA, encoded by the coding sequence ATGCGCAAACGACTCGTCTTGGCCGGCGGCGGCCACGCCCACCTCTTCACCCTGTCCCGGCTTGGTGTCTTTGACGATGCCGGCATCGACGTCGTCTGCGTCGCGCCCGGTCCGTTCCTCGCCTATTCCGGCATGGGCCCGGGCATGCTTTCCGGTCGTTATGCCCTGGAGGACCTGCGCTTCGATATCGAGGCGATGTTGTCGGCAGGCGCTCGCCATACGCGCGGTGCCTCCCGCTTTCCCCCCGCACGGGCGAACGGCGCGTTCGGGCATGTCTTTGTCCAGGGCCGCGTGACCGGCATCGATCCGGAGGGAAAAGGGCTTGTTCTGGAGGACGGCCGGGAACTTGCCTACGACGTGGCGAGTTTCGGCCTCGGCAGCGTGGTCGACGCGCCGTTTCCCGTCGCGGGCGAGGGCGTCCGCACGGTCAAGCCCATCGAAAACCTGCTTGCGGCCAGATGCGCCATCGAATCCCGGGTGGAAGCCGGGGAGGCGGTGCGGGTGGTGGTGGCCGGAGGCGGGGCCTCGGCCTTCGAGGTGGCGGGCAACGCGCTCGGGCTCCTTGCCGGCCTGGGCGTCACCAAACCGCTGGTGACAGTGGTGGCCGGGCGCGGGCTGCTGCCGGGCTGGCCGGCGCGGGCGCGGCGGCTGGCCCATGCCTCCCTCACGTACCGGGGGGCCAAGGTCCTTTGCGACCGGGTGGAGCGGTTCGACGGGGGACGGGTGATGCTTGTCGGCGGCGGGTCGCTTTCCTGCGACATGCTGCTCGTGGCCACGGGTACGCGCCCGCCCGGCGTTTTCGCCCGAAGCGGCTTGACCCTGTCCCCGGACGGAGGGCTCTCGGTCAACGCCTTTTTACAAAGCCCGCTTTATCCCGACATCTTCGGCGGCGGCGACTGCGTCCATTTCGCGCCGAAGCCGCTTCCCCGGGCCGGGGTCTACGCCGTGCGCCAGGGGCCGGTCCTGTGCGCCAACCTGCTGGCCCGCCTCACCGGCCGGAATTTGACTCCCTTTCGCCGGACCGGCACGGATTATCTGGCGCTGCTCAATTGCGGCGACGGCCGGGCGATCCTGCGCCAGGGGCCGCTGGTCCTCGAAGGCCGGTGGTGCATGGCGCTCAAGGATTGGATCGACCGGCGCTTCATACGCTCGTTTGGGCCTCCGCGTCCGCCTCGGAAATCTGGCAGGCCGGCATGA